CCAAACCAAAAACTGAACTGTCAGAGTTTGCATATCGGCAGCGTCAGGCTGTGAAACGGGCTGTTGTGTGTCGACTCttttaataatgtaatcactgtttttaatgatttgctaaattctatgatggctgaggaacgtttttgttgacttttttgGAGGGCTTTATGTCAACCAAACCAAGTGAGAAAActatattaaataaaagcatgtcaataaactaggCTATACATGCCTGgctcttgatgtgattctcatttcccAGTGTGGCCCTTGGTGAAGTttagtttgacacccctgctttaCACACTAAGCGTAGACTATATTGTTTGTCTTCTGAGTTCAATTTTAATAAGCTGCATCTCATTgcctcctccacttgcctccctgcCACGCGAGGTAATcacgggaggagagaggcaatgagcagatggtgtttttagagggatgagacgtcctttcatCTGAAGCGTCgcatgaatttgtcagctgttcaggcagagttagcaactccttcagctgcacggcttccgggaaggctgctctcgtgcaTCCTCGGCTACAGCTCCTCGGCGATCCCTTCTCGATGCTCGCTGCTCGGCCctcggggcaggaataagagctttgagacggccttcgctgagctatcaaataagggccaTGAAATGCAGCCATTGATTGTGTCTGCTAGGGCTGGTTatcgaattcaatactttttaggcaccgaccgaagtattgagtatcgaaaaatgcctcgtcaatCAATACccaaggagtaaatctcatcagcgtcagaaagccaatcagcacgcagcatgcgTCTACAAAGATCTagtaatgtttgtgattggctgtctaatgttacacattgtagagacacgcaggaaaaactctacgttaaaCAGACGGGGCTCACTTAGTAGGAGCTGAAACCTAAAGGATTTGTGCCATAATGTGtaattttgtaatttctttgtgttaaaacatattttataaaattggtatcgaaaaaaaagtatcgttcaggaaccggtatcaaagtcacggtatttgTACCGTTACCggtattgaatatttttgaacgatactCAGCCCTAGTGTCTGCAGAGTCTGCAGTCAGCACACAGACGAACCAGATCACACCAAATACTCACTAAATGCACTAGCCTCAATTTATTTGGTGTCGGACATCTAAGATTTCCAGTTTGTCTCAAGCAGCTGTCTCATTTTCATGGCATTGCAGTCTGAAAGTCTCCTTACTTGCATTCTGTGCTCTGTCTTGTTGGCCTGCTTTGCGCTATATTTGCAGCAACCGCATGAAGTATTGTGAATTACCCCTAACACGTTTTTCTGTCTTGACCATGTCATTTTTAGCAGTTTCATGTTATCATACACTTTGTAATGTTTGCAAGCTATATAATATTGATAATGAGTTAATTGCTAAATATCCTAAATGTGTTTAAACAGTTTGTTCAGCCCGGAGGCTGTCGGTATAAAAGATCAGCGGTGCTGGCGACACTCGCATAATCTTAATGTATCTTTCTTTTTCAGATGAAAGAATCAATtatgaatcaagaaaaacttgCTAAACTACAGGCACAAGTCCGCATCGGCGGAAAAGTAAGTAACGTAATGAACGCATAATCACAGGTTCCTTGAAATGCTTGTTTTTCTGCAAAGCACTCTGCCTTCTCTGCTGTTTCTTAATGCTTTAAGACATGCTAAGTAAGGGTTTGGCACCGTGTTGTCAAAACTATTACAAATGGGGGTCAAATCAACTACTCTGGCAAAGGAAGTGAAACGAGTTACTTACACACATACTTGtactaaaataataaaacatggaTTAAAGAAATTCTCCAATTGAAGGGATGACCTtacgtgctgtgtgtgtgaaagagaattTAAATGCTAGATCATCTGGTGACATACGTCAGGCAGTGCAGCCGTTTACATCTTAAGCTCTgagcaagtttaaaaaaaaaatgtagttttaaTAAGAAAAGATCATTTTATCTATCGTTTGCTTTACATagcagtattttttattttttttaatgacgtgTACTGTTGGCCAGAGAATTACTCAGCTTTAAGgcaaaaaaagtcccatatccAGCCTACAAGTTATAGATACAGAAGATGATGCATTAATAGATCATTAAGAACTAACAGAAATATGTTTGTATGAATGTCTCCATAGGGGAGTGCTCGCAGAAAGAAGAAGGTTGTACACAGAACAGCAACCGCAGATGACAAGAAGCTCCAGTTCTCCTTGAAGAAACTCGGCGTCAACAATATCTCTGGTATTGAGGAGGTAGGCGGAACCTTTCGTCCCAGCTTTGTCCCACTGTGATTTCAGGTGAATCTGTTTCAGCACTGCCTGTCGTTTTGTCGCTAACCGTATAAAACGTCGGTCTGTTACAGGTTAACATGTTTACGAATCAAGGGACAGTCATCCACTTCAACAATCCCAAAGTGCAGGCGTCCCTCGCAGCCAACACCTTCACCATCACTGGCCACGCTGAGACCAAGCAGCTGACCGAGATGCTGCCGGGGATCCTGAACCAGCTGGGAGCCGATAGCCTGACCAGCCTCAGGAGACTTGCTGAGGCCCTGCCCAAACAGGGTCAGTAAACTCATAATCATGCTAAAgtagaggtgtgacgagatctcgtcCCACGAGATCTCGAGAGATTAAAACGTGACAAGGTTTCTCGTTGAGGTGAAAAGTGTCTTGCGATATCGgtacacaagtgcagagcagcagccagcaTGACGGATGAGTTTGA
The Sander lucioperca isolate FBNREF2018 chromosome 14, SLUC_FBN_1.2, whole genome shotgun sequence genome window above contains:
- the btf3 gene encoding transcription factor BTF3, giving the protein MKESIMNQEKLAKLQAQVRIGGKGSARRKKKVVHRTATADDKKLQFSLKKLGVNNISGIEEVNMFTNQGTVIHFNNPKVQASLAANTFTITGHAETKQLTEMLPGILNQLGADSLTSLRRLAEALPKQAADGKAPIATVEEEDEDDDVPDLVENFDEASKDEAN